From the genome of Elusimicrobiota bacterium:
AGAACAATCAGTAGTCCAAAAGATACTAGAACAACCATTTGACGAAGTTTACCAATTAGCCGCGGATATGGGAGGAGCTGGTTATATTTTTACTGGTGAACATGATGCGGATGTTATGCATAATTCAGCAACAATTAATTTAAATATGATTCATTATGGGCAAAAAATCAGAATAAAGAAGATATTTTATTCTTCTTCTGCTTGTATATATCCAAAGTATAATCAGTTAGATCCTGATAGTCCTAAATGTTCCGAAGACTCTGCTTACCCAGCATCTCCTGATAGTGAGTATGGATGGGAAAAATTATTTAGTGAAAGATTATATTTATCTTACAATCGAAATTACAATTTAAATGTAAGAATAGCAAGATTTCATAATATTTTTGGTCCCGAAGGGGCATGGAACAATGGCAAAGAAAAAGCACCTGCTGCTATATGTAGAAAAGTGGCAGTAGCAAAAGATGGTAGCGCAATTGAGATTTGGGGCGATGGTAAACAAACAAGATCTTTTCTCTATATTGATGAATGTTTGGAAGGAGTTAGAAGACTAATGGATTCAGATTTTACAGGACCAGTTAATATAGGTTCGGAAGAAATGGTGACTATTAATCAGTTAGCTGAAATTGTAATTAAAATGTCTGGTAAAAACCTAGAGTTAAAACATATAGATGGTCCGCTTGGCGTCAGAGGAAGAAATTCTGATAATAGATTGATCAGAGAAAAA
Proteins encoded in this window:
- a CDS encoding NAD-dependent epimerase/dehydratase family protein, yielding MIKQKKALVCGGGGFIGNHLVKKLKKEGFWVRAVDLKYPEFNKSIADDFIIGDLREQSVVQKILEQPFDEVYQLAADMGGAGYIFTGEHDADVMHNSATINLNMIHYGQKIRIKKIFYSSSACIYPKYNQLDPDSPKCSEDSAYPASPDSEYGWEKLFSERLYLSYNRNYNLNVRIARFHNIFGPEGAWNNGKEKAPAAICRKVAVAKDGSAIEIWGDGKQTRSFLYIDECLEGVRRLMDSDFTGPVNIGSEEMVTINQLAEIVIKMSGKNLELKHIDGPLGVRGRNSDNRLIREKIGWSPNYRLYDGLIKTYDWINKQVENERMKKS